One Peterkaempfera bronchialis DNA window includes the following coding sequences:
- a CDS encoding WXG100 family type VII secretion target, giving the protein MDQQLHVDLECLQECWDELAKVAGRLDPLMDDLHRGFRQVGEEWSGAASERFAQYFQEWYSSSDLLLRSLQHLRSVLGTAHFNYSAARDANLRMWCAE; this is encoded by the coding sequence ATGGATCAGCAGCTGCATGTGGACCTGGAATGCCTCCAGGAGTGCTGGGACGAACTCGCCAAGGTCGCCGGCCGCCTCGACCCCCTGATGGACGATCTGCACCGAGGCTTCCGCCAGGTCGGCGAGGAGTGGAGCGGCGCCGCCTCCGAGCGGTTCGCGCAGTACTTCCAGGAGTGGTACAGCAGTTCGGACCTGCTGCTGCGCTCGCTCCAGCACCTGCGCAGCGTGCTGGGCACCGCCCACTTCAACTACAGCGCGGCCCGGGACGCCAATCTGCGGATGTGGTGCGCCGAGTGA
- a CDS encoding WXG100 family type VII secretion target, producing MSRLAPVRVDPEVLYRAATRIAAGQADIHDGCCLLTGRLQPTAGMAAGQHAACFAEAYDQAVAAVLNALRSVVDALGLMSHCLTATANNLVLADHSSHATTPHAHPDTRSLHDTVAAPRYRMPLTAGGPGLPRIPALEDAAYAWRKLTEALTEAGGMMNVSLWPLYGDAHGPELDAVHHHWSTLWRGPDHERSLLSAAAVACGRLGSACLDVAAAMAEDLGDPGSSAVSAAALPAAGLLRDLPSLLRRAVDRVPQLRVHQAETRPCPRVPETGPLPAAAWSPPRRRAPVSAVGLDRQQVARLTGGRVSGGVPAHVDVIGADGEFVLVADSPRVLGAKELEAALHGLREAAGRWEVPALAYFPHGTGPDTLALARAVLGERGVRLFG from the coding sequence GTGTCCAGACTGGCTCCGGTCCGTGTCGACCCCGAGGTCCTCTACCGTGCCGCCACCCGGATCGCCGCCGGCCAGGCCGACATCCACGACGGCTGCTGCCTGCTGACGGGCCGTCTCCAACCGACGGCCGGGATGGCGGCGGGGCAGCACGCCGCCTGCTTCGCCGAGGCATACGACCAGGCGGTGGCGGCCGTCCTGAACGCCCTCCGCAGCGTGGTGGACGCGCTGGGGCTGATGTCCCACTGCCTCACCGCGACCGCCAACAACCTGGTGCTGGCCGACCACTCCAGCCATGCCACCACGCCGCATGCCCACCCCGACACCCGTTCGCTGCACGACACGGTCGCGGCGCCGCGCTATCGGATGCCGCTGACCGCCGGGGGCCCGGGACTGCCGAGGATTCCGGCGTTGGAGGACGCCGCCTACGCCTGGCGGAAGCTCACCGAGGCGCTGACCGAGGCCGGCGGGATGATGAACGTCTCGCTCTGGCCGCTGTACGGCGACGCCCACGGCCCGGAGTTGGACGCCGTGCACCACCACTGGTCGACCCTCTGGCGGGGGCCCGACCACGAGCGGTCGCTGCTCTCGGCCGCGGCGGTGGCCTGCGGGCGGCTGGGCTCTGCGTGCCTGGACGTGGCCGCCGCCATGGCGGAGGACCTTGGCGACCCGGGTTCGTCCGCCGTGTCGGCTGCCGCGCTGCCCGCCGCCGGGCTGCTGCGGGACCTCCCGTCCCTGCTCCGGCGCGCCGTGGACCGGGTGCCGCAGCTCCGGGTCCATCAGGCGGAGACCCGGCCCTGCCCCCGGGTACCGGAGACCGGGCCGCTGCCGGCGGCGGCCTGGTCTCCGCCGCGCCGCCGGGCTCCGGTCTCGGCGGTCGGCCTGGACAGGCAGCAGGTCGCCCGGCTGACCGGTGGCCGGGTGTCCGGCGGTGTCCCGGCGCATGTCGATGTGATCGGCGCGGATGGGGAGTTCGTCCTGGTGGCCGACTCGCCCAGGGTGCTCGGCGCCAAGGAGCTGGAGGCGGCGCTGCACGGGCTCAGGGAGGCGGCGGGACGCTGGGAGGTCCCGGCGCTCGCCTACTTCCCGCACGGCACGGGCCCGGACACCCTGGCGCTCGCGCGCGCCGTGCTGGGTGAGCGGGGGGTCCGTCTCTTCGGGTGA
- a CDS encoding serine peptidase translates to MTDPRSAPLPVVAVHGVGCHDPRRTPAEVCAAYSADWARDLAAGLGTDPDRFDVAMAYYAPHLTRRQAAQGDDGDDGDDGDDGDDDWQDPLEARLYADWLAELGAPAAVAQGALTLPLRHTAGWVAEKFSLNGRLTRLFVRVFFREVAAYLRTPDGPARTNAREEVASRIRDHRPTVVVAHSLGTVVTYEALHAHPELKVELLVTLGSPLALPGAVFERLLPGPLADRGTRPPNVARWVNIADPGDPVAIPPLLARAFDGIALDLTDTIHSGFGFHYARNYLRCPGVAATLAPHLGQ, encoded by the coding sequence ATGACAGATCCACGCTCCGCACCGCTGCCGGTGGTGGCCGTGCACGGCGTCGGCTGCCACGACCCCCGCCGCACCCCCGCCGAGGTGTGCGCCGCCTACTCCGCCGACTGGGCCCGCGACCTCGCCGCCGGGCTCGGGACCGACCCCGACCGCTTCGATGTGGCGATGGCCTACTACGCCCCGCACCTGACCCGACGTCAGGCAGCCCAGGGCGACGACGGCGACGACGGGGACGACGGGGACGACGGGGACGACGACTGGCAGGACCCGCTGGAGGCGCGGCTGTACGCCGACTGGCTGGCGGAACTGGGCGCCCCCGCTGCGGTGGCCCAGGGCGCGCTGACCCTGCCGCTGCGGCACACGGCCGGGTGGGTGGCCGAGAAGTTCAGCCTCAACGGGCGGCTCACCCGCCTCTTCGTCAGGGTCTTCTTCCGCGAGGTCGCCGCCTATCTGCGGACCCCCGACGGCCCGGCCCGTACAAACGCACGCGAGGAGGTGGCGTCCCGCATCCGCGACCACCGGCCGACCGTGGTGGTGGCGCACTCGCTCGGCACGGTCGTCACCTACGAGGCCCTGCACGCCCACCCCGAGCTGAAGGTGGAGCTGCTGGTCACCCTGGGCTCACCGCTGGCACTGCCCGGCGCGGTCTTCGAACGGCTGCTGCCCGGCCCGCTCGCCGACCGGGGTACCCGTCCGCCGAACGTCGCCCGCTGGGTGAACATCGCCGACCCCGGCGACCCGGTGGCGATCCCGCCGCTGCTCGCCAGGGCCTTCGACGGGATCGCCCTGGACCTGACCGACACCATCCACAGCGGCTTCGGCTTCCACTACGCCAGGAACTACCTGCGCTGCCCCGGCGTCGCGGCGACACTCGCGCCCCACCTGGGACAGTGA
- a CDS encoding WD40 repeat domain-containing protein has translation MSRVPGTAHGQAVYQRLLRAVPPAPHGRAWHAADPYLLHHIAAHAAHADAIDDLLLDGEFLVHGHPASILAVLPAAVGRPALLAAAVYRASYGVHHALEPEQRRQILGLDAARLRADDLLPGLVRPSASWAPRWATSGQTSSSLLATLVGHELPLTGVAALVLDGRPTAVTTGRDRTARVWDLSTGQVVSTFTGHAAGVESVAVLPLGGMDGRPAVLTGGADGTVLVWDPATGALLRTLRGHSAAVTAATAATVGGRTVAVTAGYDRTARVWDAADGEPLLTYTRHQDSIEALCVLPLDGRPAAVTGSNDGTVRVWDLATAETLFESVHHHLHAVQAAAVVHRDGRPLVVTVGYDGSASLWDPPAGRLTRLPTGAGQRFTDVAALPALDSVDGGPAALTTGDDGTAAVRGLTTGQTRQLLAGHTAGISAVAVVDLEGRPTAVTASRDGTARIWSLRTDAAVSDRGGHHGRVASVAAFSLGGAPAAVTVSDDHTGRVWDLTTGHCLHTLTGHRDRVTQVAVLDPPGSTPLAVTAGHDATARVWDLTTGTLLRTLHGHTLGVRDAAVLLLGGVPAAVTVGNDGTGRVWDLTTGHCLHTLTGHRDRVTQVAVLDPPGSTPLAVTAGHDATARVWDLTTGTLLRTLHGHSAAVTAVAALTVDGRPTAVTAGNQRVASVWDLTDGTLLRTLHGHSAAVTAVTTLTVNGRPTAVTAGSDRTARVWDLATGEQLHLLHGHSAAVTAVAALTVDGCPTAVTTGSDRTARAWDLATGAPLGTLVLPDDLTCVAVAADGTTVAGMGHEVIALTPPRTQGDPA, from the coding sequence ATGAGCCGGGTGCCCGGCACCGCCCATGGGCAGGCCGTGTACCAGCGGCTGCTCCGGGCCGTACCCCCGGCGCCGCACGGCCGGGCATGGCACGCCGCCGACCCCTATCTGCTGCATCACATCGCCGCCCACGCGGCACACGCCGATGCCATCGACGACCTGCTGCTGGACGGCGAGTTCCTGGTGCACGGCCACCCGGCGTCGATCCTCGCGGTGCTGCCGGCGGCGGTCGGCCGACCGGCTCTGCTGGCCGCCGCCGTCTACCGCGCCTCGTACGGCGTCCACCATGCGCTGGAGCCGGAGCAGCGCCGGCAGATCCTGGGACTGGACGCCGCCCGGCTGCGGGCCGACGACCTGCTTCCGGGCCTCGTCCGGCCATCGGCCTCCTGGGCCCCCCGGTGGGCCACCAGCGGCCAGACGTCGTCGTCGCTGCTGGCCACCCTGGTCGGGCACGAGCTGCCGCTGACCGGTGTGGCGGCGCTCGTCCTGGACGGGCGGCCGACCGCCGTCACCACCGGCCGGGACCGCACGGCCCGGGTGTGGGACCTCTCCACCGGCCAGGTGGTCAGCACCTTCACCGGGCACGCGGCGGGCGTGGAGTCCGTCGCCGTCCTCCCCCTGGGCGGAATGGACGGCCGACCGGCGGTCCTCACCGGCGGTGCGGACGGCACCGTGCTGGTCTGGGACCCGGCGACCGGCGCCCTGCTCCGTACGCTGCGCGGCCACAGCGCGGCCGTCACCGCCGCCACCGCCGCCACCGTCGGCGGCCGTACCGTCGCGGTCACCGCCGGATACGACCGCACCGCCCGGGTGTGGGATGCCGCCGACGGTGAACCGCTGCTGACGTACACCCGCCACCAGGACTCCATCGAGGCACTCTGCGTGCTGCCGCTGGACGGCAGGCCCGCCGCCGTCACCGGCAGCAATGACGGCACGGTCCGGGTGTGGGACCTCGCCACCGCCGAGACCCTCTTCGAGAGCGTCCACCACCATCTGCACGCGGTCCAGGCGGCAGCCGTCGTCCACCGGGACGGCCGGCCGCTGGTGGTCACCGTCGGCTACGACGGCTCGGCCTCGCTCTGGGACCCGCCCGCCGGCCGTCTCACCCGGCTGCCGACCGGGGCGGGGCAGCGGTTCACCGATGTCGCCGCCCTCCCCGCTCTCGACTCGGTCGACGGCGGACCGGCCGCGCTGACCACCGGGGACGACGGGACCGCTGCGGTCCGGGGCCTGACGACCGGCCAGACCCGGCAGCTCCTCGCCGGGCACACGGCCGGGATCTCCGCCGTCGCCGTGGTCGACCTGGAAGGACGGCCGACGGCGGTCACCGCCAGCCGGGACGGCACCGCCCGGATCTGGAGCCTCCGCACCGACGCCGCCGTCTCCGATCGCGGCGGCCACCACGGCCGGGTGGCCTCGGTGGCCGCATTCTCCCTCGGCGGCGCCCCGGCGGCGGTCACCGTCAGCGACGACCACACCGGCCGGGTCTGGGACCTCACCACCGGCCACTGCCTGCACACCCTCACCGGCCACCGCGACCGGGTCACCCAGGTCGCCGTACTCGACCCACCCGGCAGCACCCCACTGGCCGTCACCGCCGGACACGACGCCACCGCCCGGGTCTGGGACCTCACCACCGGCACCCTGCTGCGCACCCTGCACGGCCACACGCTGGGCGTCCGGGACGCGGCGGTGCTGCTGCTGGGCGGCGTCCCGGCGGCGGTCACCGTCGGCAACGACGGCACCGGCCGGGTCTGGGACCTCACCACCGGCCACTGCCTGCACACCCTCACCGGCCACCGCGACCGGGTCACCCAGGTCGCCGTACTCGACCCACCCGGCAGCACCCCACTGGCCGTCACCGCCGGACACGACGCCACCGCCCGGGTCTGGGACCTCACCACCGGCACCCTGCTGCGCACCCTGCACGGCCACAGCGCGGCCGTCACCGCCGTCGCCGCCCTCACCGTGGACGGCCGCCCCACCGCCGTCACCGCCGGCAACCAGCGGGTGGCCTCGGTGTGGGACCTCACCGACGGCACGCTGCTGCGCACCCTGCACGGGCACAGCGCGGCGGTCACCGCCGTGACCACCCTCACCGTGAACGGCCGCCCCACCGCCGTCACCGCCGGAAGCGACCGGACCGCCCGGGTGTGGGACCTGGCCACCGGCGAGCAGCTGCACCTGCTGCACGGCCACAGCGCGGCGGTCACCGCCGTCGCCGCGCTCACTGTGGACGGCTGCCCCACCGCCGTCACCACCGGAAGCGACCGGACCGCCCGCGCCTGGGACCTGGCCACCGGCGCCCCGCTCGGCACCCTCGTCCTGCCCGACGACCTCACCTGCGTCGCCGTGGCCGCCGACGGCACCACCGTGGCCGGCATGGGCCACGAGGTCATCGCCCTCACCCCGCCCCGTACTCAGGGAGACCCCGCATGA
- a CDS encoding L-serine ammonia-lyase, with product MAISVFDLFSIGIGPSSSHTVGPMRAARMFARRLKSEGLLAQTDSVRAELFGSLGATGHGHGTPKAVLLGLEGNSPRTVDIAQADLDVERIKATGRLSLLGAQEIAFDPDTQLILHRRRSLPYHANGMTLCAYDAAGVPLLEKTYYSVGGGFVVDEDAIGADRVKPDDTVLRHPFRTGEELLHLTRTTGLSISALMLENERAWRSEAEIRAGLLEIWRVMRECVDAGMTREGILPGGLKVRRRAATAARALRTEGIGPANAMEWVTLYAMAVNEENAAGGRVVTAPTNGAAGIIPAVLHYYLTFIPGADEDGIVRFMLAAGAIGMLFKENASISGAEVGCQGEVGSACSMAAGGLAEVLGGTPEQVENAAEIGIEHNLGLTCDPVGGLVQIPCIERNGMASVKAVTAARMALRGDGRHHVSLDKAIKTMKETGADMKVKYKETSRGGLAVNVIEC from the coding sequence GTGGCCATCAGCGTCTTCGACCTCTTCTCCATCGGCATCGGCCCGTCCTCCTCGCATACGGTCGGCCCGATGCGCGCCGCCCGGATGTTCGCCCGGCGGCTGAAATCCGAAGGGCTGCTGGCCCAGACCGACTCCGTCCGCGCCGAACTCTTCGGCTCCCTCGGCGCCACCGGCCACGGCCACGGCACCCCCAAGGCCGTGCTGCTCGGCCTGGAGGGCAACTCCCCGCGCACCGTCGACATCGCCCAGGCCGACCTGGATGTGGAGCGGATCAAGGCGACCGGCCGGCTCAGCCTGCTCGGCGCCCAGGAGATCGCCTTCGACCCGGACACCCAGCTGATCCTGCACCGCCGCCGCTCGCTGCCCTACCACGCCAACGGCATGACCCTCTGCGCCTACGACGCCGCCGGGGTGCCGCTGCTGGAGAAGACCTACTACTCGGTCGGCGGCGGCTTCGTCGTCGACGAGGACGCCATCGGCGCCGACCGGGTCAAGCCCGACGACACCGTGCTGCGCCACCCCTTCCGCACCGGCGAGGAACTGCTGCACCTCACCCGCACCACCGGGCTCTCCATCTCCGCGCTGATGCTGGAGAACGAGCGGGCCTGGCGCAGCGAGGCGGAGATCCGAGCCGGGCTGCTGGAGATCTGGCGGGTGATGCGGGAGTGCGTCGACGCCGGGATGACCCGCGAGGGCATCCTGCCGGGCGGCCTCAAGGTCCGCCGCCGGGCCGCCACCGCCGCCCGGGCGCTGCGCACCGAGGGCATCGGCCCGGCCAACGCCATGGAGTGGGTCACCCTCTACGCGATGGCCGTCAACGAGGAGAACGCGGCCGGCGGCCGGGTGGTCACCGCCCCCACCAACGGCGCCGCCGGGATCATCCCGGCCGTGCTGCACTACTACCTCACCTTCATCCCGGGCGCCGACGAGGACGGCATCGTCCGCTTTATGCTCGCCGCCGGCGCGATCGGCATGCTCTTCAAGGAGAACGCCTCCATCTCCGGCGCCGAGGTCGGCTGCCAGGGCGAGGTCGGCTCCGCCTGCTCGATGGCGGCCGGCGGTCTGGCCGAGGTGCTGGGCGGCACCCCCGAGCAGGTGGAGAACGCCGCCGAGATCGGCATCGAGCACAACCTCGGCCTGACCTGCGACCCGGTCGGCGGCCTGGTCCAGATCCCCTGCATCGAGCGGAACGGCATGGCCTCCGTCAAGGCCGTCACCGCCGCCCGGATGGCGCTGCGCGGCGACGGCCGCCACCATGTCTCCCTCGACAAGGCCATCAAGACCATGAAGGAGACCGGCGCCGACATGAAGGTCAAGTACAAGGAGACCTCGCGCGGCGGCCTGGCGGTCAACGTCATCGAGTGCTGA